A single window of Nicotiana sylvestris chromosome 5, ASM39365v2, whole genome shotgun sequence DNA harbors:
- the LOC138868532 gene encoding secreted RxLR effector protein 161-like, translating into MNTIRILFSCASNLDWDLQQFDVKNAVLHRDLEEEVYREIPPGFDTAQSQGKRKYILDLLKETGMTCCRPAESLVERNHKLQGEVGESVDKERYQRLVGRLIYLSHTRPDIVYSISLVSQFMHDPRDPHMQVVFHILRYLRSCLGKGVLLSKHDYLQIEAFIDVNWAGSLNDRRSTSGYCTLVGGNLVTWRSKKQNVVA; encoded by the exons ATGAACACTATTAGAATTCTTTTCTCTTGTGCATCTAATCTTGATTGGGACTTGCAACAATTTGATGTGAAAAATGCAGTTCTTCATAGAGACTTAGAAGAAGAGGTGTATAGGGAGATTCCTCCTGGATTTGATACTGCACAAAGTCAAGGAAAG AGGAAGTATATTTTGGATCTCTTGAAAGAAACTGGTATGACATGTTGCAGACCCGCAGAATCGCTCGTTGAAAGAAATCACAAGTTACAAGGCGAAGTTGGAGAGTCAGTTGATAAGGAGAGATATCAGAGGTTGGTTGGAAGACTCATTTATCTCTCCCACACTAGACCAGATATAGTATATTCAATTAGCCTGGTGAGTCAGTTCATGCATGATCCCCGAGATCCTCATATGCAAGTTGTCTTTCACATTTTGCGATATCTCAGATCTTGTCTAGGGAAAGGTGTACTTCTCTCCAAACATGATTACCTCCAAATAGAAGCCTTTATAGACGTGAATTGGGCTGGATCTCTCAATGACAGAAGATCTACATCCGGTTATTGTACGCTTGTAGGAGGAAACTTAGTTACTTGGAGAAGCAAGAAGCAAAATGTAGTTGCTTGA